A portion of the Candidatus Eisenbacteria bacterium genome contains these proteins:
- the rplD gene encoding 50S ribosomal protein L4 has protein sequence MTELKKLGMNGKELGKFTLPPALFGVEVNEHVLYEYVRNYLANQRQGTSSVKSRSTMSGGGKKPWRQKGSGRARAGTNTSPVWVGGGRAFGPKPRDYSYSIPAKVKRLALKCALSAKAKEDSIYLLDSLTLESPKTKEMVKIIKDLGLDEKKCTLVLGNMDKNISLSVRNITHVRPRLAANLNAYDLIDSEAVVFTQDALTKLIEALGEA, from the coding sequence ATGACAGAACTGAAGAAACTAGGAATGAACGGGAAAGAACTGGGCAAGTTCACTTTGCCTCCCGCCTTGTTTGGCGTGGAAGTGAATGAACATGTTCTCTATGAATATGTCAGAAACTATCTGGCGAATCAGAGGCAGGGGACATCTTCAGTCAAATCCAGGTCAACGATGAGCGGCGGAGGAAAGAAGCCGTGGAGACAGAAAGGGTCGGGAAGGGCACGTGCCGGCACGAACACATCTCCGGTATGGGTCGGCGGAGGCCGCGCGTTCGGGCCGAAACCGAGGGATTACAGCTACTCGATACCTGCGAAGGTCAAGCGGCTGGCTCTCAAGTGCGCTCTTTCTGCCAAGGCAAAGGAAGATTCGATTTATCTCCTGGACAGTCTGACTCTGGAATCTCCGAAGACGAAGGAGATGGTGAAGATAATCAAGGACCTTGGACTTGACGAGAAGAAGTGCACTCTGGTCCTCGGGAACATGGACAAGAATATCAGTCTTTCAGTCAGGAACATTACGCATGTAAGGCCGAGACTTGCGGCGAATCTCAATGCATACGATCTTATAGATTCTGAGGCAGTCGTTTTTACTCAGGACGCATTGACAAAACTCATTGAGGCTCTGGGGGAAGCTTGA
- the rplC gene encoding 50S ribosomal protein L3 has product MNCLLGRKVGMTQIFDSQGRVLPVTVIEAGPCYLLQRKEQKKDGYHAFQLGFAEKREKRTTKALLGHFKRAGQSPKRLVKEARTNPGEEGKAGDVFTVEMFSPGIVVNVTGTTKGRGFQGVVKRHGFSGGDDTHGCTTHKQPGSIGASAFPSRVLKGKKLPGRMGGARLTIRNLAVIGVDKERNLLWVKGAVPGPSNGFLLVEKVSKRREEKGAA; this is encoded by the coding sequence TCAAGGCAGGGTTCTGCCTGTGACAGTGATAGAAGCCGGCCCATGCTATCTTCTTCAGAGAAAAGAGCAGAAGAAGGACGGGTACCACGCTTTCCAGCTCGGTTTTGCAGAGAAAAGAGAGAAGAGAACAACCAAAGCGCTTCTCGGACATTTCAAGCGTGCAGGGCAGAGTCCAAAGAGACTTGTGAAAGAGGCGAGGACTAATCCCGGTGAAGAGGGCAAGGCGGGGGATGTATTCACGGTTGAGATGTTTTCGCCGGGAATTGTTGTCAATGTCACAGGAACGACGAAGGGAAGAGGTTTCCAGGGAGTCGTGAAAAGGCATGGTTTTTCAGGAGGCGATGACACACACGGGTGCACGACTCACAAGCAGCCCGGTTCAATCGGAGCAAGCGCGTTCCCGTCCAGGGTCCTGAAAGGAAAGAAGCTTCCGGGAAGAATGGGTGGAGCAAGACTTACAATCAGGAACCTCGCGGTCATCGGGGTTGACAAGGAGAGAAATCTCCTTTGGGTTAAGGGCGCAGTTCCAGGCCCTTCGAACGGCTTTCTTCTGGTCGAGAAAGTAAGCAAGCGACGAGAGGAGAAGGGCGCAGCCTGA